DNA from Candidatus Binatia bacterium:
GTCGGGGAGGTTTGAGGGATAGATCGGCACCGTGATGCCGCCGCTGGCGAGAACCGCCAGATCGAACTCTATCCATTCCGGTCGTGTTTTCGAAAGCAGGGCGACCCGCTCGCCGGGCTCCAAGCCCAGGCTGACCAGCCCACAGGCCATGGCGCGTACCCGGTCGGCACACGTCGCCCAGTTTACCTCCTGCCAGACGCCGTCGCGCTTGTAGCGGTAGCGGGGGCGATCGGCGTAACGTCGCTCCTGTGCAAAGAACATGGCTGCCAGGTTGTCAAACGATGTCATCGGGTTGCCGCCTTGGAATCTGATCTCAGGTACGGCTATAGTGTTTTCTTGTCACGTACCGCAAGCTAGGGAGGCTGCGCTGTCATGTCGGAACTGCGTCGGGATCCCCTTCTTCGCCGCTGGGTCATCATCGCCCCGGAGCGTCGCGCAGACCTGATCACTCGCCGTCTCGCCCGTCCTCCTGTGATCCAGGAAACACCTTGCCCGTTTTGTCCGGGCAACGAACACATGAACTCGCAGGAGATCTACGTCGTGCGCACCGAGCCCACGTTGCAGAACCCGCAAGGGTGGGCGGTGCGCATCACGCCGGACCAAAAACCGCTGCTGCGGGTTGAAAGTCCGTTGGAGCGGCGCGGGGTCGGGCTCTTCGATCTGATGACCGCCACCGGGGCGCATGAGCTGGTGACCGATACGCCGGATCACGACGCCCACTGGGCGGACTTCGACCTGGCGCAGATGGAGCGCCTGCTGCACGCCTATCTCATTCGCTACAACGACCTGCGCCACGACCGGCGTTTCCGCCACGCCGTCATCATGAAGAACTACGGCGCGCCGTGGAGCCGGTATCCACACCAGCATTCGCACATCGTCGCCATGCCCTTCACGCCCCGGCGCATCGACGACGAGTTCATCGGTGCCAGCGAATACTTCCGGCTGAAAGAACGCTGCGTTTTCTGCGATGCGCTGCGCGAAGAAGAGTTTCGCCAGGAGCGCGTGATTGTCGCCAATGACGATTTTGTGGCGTTCGCGCCCTTCGCTTCCGGGTTCCCTTTCGAGATATGGCTGCTGCCGCGCCGCCACATGGCGGACTTCGGCGAAATGGGCGAGCGCACGCTGCCGGCCTTGGCCGCTATTTTCCAGGACACGATGTCGAGGTTGCGCACCACCCTGCACGATCCGCATTTCAGCCTGGCGCTGCACAGTGGACCGCTGAACGGCGAACACGGCGAGGGGTTCCACTGGCACTGGGAACTCATCCCGCATCTGAGCGGGGAAATCGGGATGGAATGGGCCACCGGGGTCTACTTCAACCCCATCGCACCGGAGGACGCCGCGGCCTGCCTGCGCGAGGGCATACCGCTCGTGTAGAGGCGGCTACCGGCGCTCGCCCCTAGGTTGAGCTCTTTTGGTGCAGGGTGATCAGCTCGGTGATCTGATAGTTGCGCTTGCCGCGCGGCGTGTGTACTTCCACTTCATCGCCGACGGTCTTGTTCAACAGCGCACGTCCGATGGGAGACCCCAAAGAGATCTGGCCGGCGGCAGGGTTCACTTCTTCCGGGAAGACGATATCGTAGACCGTCGACTGTCCTTCATCGAGATCTTCAACCGTCACCCGGCTTCCGTATGCCACCACGCCGTGCGGGATGGACTGGGTGTTGTACAGTGACAGGTCACGGAGGCGGCCCTGCATTTGACCAATCCGCGCGCGCACAAACTCCTGCCTGTTCTTGGCAGCTTCATACTCCGCGTTTTCGCTGAGATCCCCGTGGGCACTGGCTTCCTCCAAATCCTTGGGAAGCTTGTGACTGAGTTCGTATTGCAGATCCGCCAGCTCCTTCTTGAGCCGTTGTAAGACCGGCAGCTCCATGTTCACTCCTAGATCACGCCTTCAGCTTGTAATTGAGTGATGTCACGCTGAGAGAGTCCGAGCAAGTCCCCATAGATCTCGACGTTGTGCTCGCCCAGCTCGGGGCCGAGCCGCTCTACCTTGCCCGGCGAGGCCGACAGCTTGAACGGCACACCGGTTACCGGGATCGTGCCCAGCTTCGCGTGCGGCAGATCGATGACCATCTCACGGGCTCGCAGGTGTGGATCGGAGAGCAACTGATCGATCGTCATGACCGGCGCGCATGGAATATTGGCGCCGTCGGAGCCGAGGGTCTGCATGATTTCGGCAACGGTGCGGTCTTTGGTCCAATCCCCGACCAGCCGGTTCACTTCATCATGACGCTCGAGACGGGCGGCGCTCGACTTGAAACGCG
Protein-coding regions in this window:
- a CDS encoding galactose-1-phosphate uridylyltransferase is translated as MSELRRDPLLRRWVIIAPERRADLITRRLARPPVIQETPCPFCPGNEHMNSQEIYVVRTEPTLQNPQGWAVRITPDQKPLLRVESPLERRGVGLFDLMTATGAHELVTDTPDHDAHWADFDLAQMERLLHAYLIRYNDLRHDRRFRHAVIMKNYGAPWSRYPHQHSHIVAMPFTPRRIDDEFIGASEYFRLKERCVFCDALREEEFRQERVIVANDDFVAFAPFASGFPFEIWLLPRRHMADFGEMGERTLPALAAIFQDTMSRLRTTLHDPHFSLALHSGPLNGEHGEGFHWHWELIPHLSGEIGMEWATGVYFNPIAPEDAAACLREGIPLV
- the greA gene encoding transcription elongation factor GreA; amino-acid sequence: MELPVLQRLKKELADLQYELSHKLPKDLEEASAHGDLSENAEYEAAKNRQEFVRARIGQMQGRLRDLSLYNTQSIPHGVVAYGSRVTVEDLDEGQSTVYDIVFPEEVNPAAGQISLGSPIGRALLNKTVGDEVEVHTPRGKRNYQITELITLHQKSST